In Cicer arietinum cultivar CDC Frontier isolate Library 1 chromosome 1, Cicar.CDCFrontier_v2.0, whole genome shotgun sequence, one DNA window encodes the following:
- the LOC101515705 gene encoding non-specific lipid-transfer protein 1-like, producing the protein MSGKKNVVVFVVVMVFSLFLTTMNAIQIDDITCSEALFSLIPCVPFLEGSNPPTPSPTCCSGANNLYQKANTTQIRRNICKCFKAASTKFGVNPDRAKQLPGLCSIPLSFPFDPKADCNTIP; encoded by the exons ATGTCAGGGAAGAaaaatgttgttgtttttgtGGTTGTGATGGTTTTTAGTTTGTTCTTGACCACAATGAATGCAATCCAAATTGATGACATCACATGCAGCGAAGCTCTATTCTCCTTGATTCCATGTGTGCCTTTTTTGGAGGGTTCTAACCCACCAACACCATCTCCTACTTGTTGTTCAGGAGCAAATAATTTATACCAAAAGGCCAACACCACTCAAATTCGAAGAAATATTTGTAAATGTTTTAAGGCTGCTTCCACAAAATTTGGAGTTAACCCTGATAGAGCAAAACAACTCCCAGGACTTTGTAGCATCCCTCTTTCTTTTCCATTTGATCCTAAGGCTGATTGCAATAC GATTCCATGA
- the LOC101492130 gene encoding non-specific lipid-transfer protein-like: MARKNMVDLLVFVMVLALLRTSINASLIDGFICIKVKLSLYPCVTFLESSTSTKPPINCCEGANSLLQMASTTIDRRNVCKCLISTSTKSKVNSTRAKELPQLCRFHEATKGEQREGSLKYRKEEIAIRK; the protein is encoded by the exons atggcAAGGAAGAACATGGTTGATCTTTTGGTGTTTGTAATGGTTTTGGCTTTGTTAAGGACGTCGATAAATGCAAGCCTAATTGATGGCTTCATATGCATCAAAGTTAAATTGTCCTTGTATCCATGTGTGACATTTTTGGAGAGTTCTACCTCAACAAAACCACCCATTAATTGTTGTGAAGGAGCAAATAGTTTATTGCAAATGGCTAGCACAACAATAGATAGGAGAAATGTCTGCAAATGTCTTATAAGTACTTCAACAAAATCAAAAGTTAACTCTACTAGAGCAAAAGAGCTTCCACAACTTTGCA GATTCCATGAAGCTACAAAAGGGGAACAACGTGAAGGAAGTTTGAAGTACCGCAAAGAAGAGATAGCAATAAGGAAATGA